In the genome of Neovison vison isolate M4711 chromosome 3, ASM_NN_V1, whole genome shotgun sequence, one region contains:
- the OSM gene encoding oncostatin-M, which yields MRAQLMWRTLPSLVLGLLFLSTPVMGSCLDKDQELLRQLQKQADIMQRTSMLLHPYIQSQGLDKDGLKEHCRERPGTFPSKEALQRLSRQELLRALDTMLDHVLHRLMALQRDIPKAQDLETVNRAKQNIRGFKNNIHCMAQLLPGSSERTEPAPIGPGTSPSPTPTPDTFQRRLEGCRFLHGYHRFMHSVGQVFREWAESPSRSRRHSPRRGLRKGARRVPLSRGNKRLLPRGQLPR from the exons gTCTGGTCCTCGGACTCCTGTTCTTGAGCACGCCGGTCATGGGCAGCTGTCTGGACAAGGACCAAGAGCTGCTTAGGCAGCTCCAGAAGCAGGCGGACATCATGCAGCGAACCAGCATGCTCCTGCACCCCTAT ATCCAAAGCCAAGGCCTAGACAAGGATGGACTGAAGGAGCATTGCCGGGAGCGCCCAGGGACCTTCCCCAGCAAAGAGGCCCTGCAGCGGCTCAGCAGGCAGGAACTCCTGCGGGCTCTCGACACCATGCTGGACCACGTTCTGCACAGACTGATGGCCTTGCAGCGAGACATCCCCaaagcccaggacctggagaCAGTGAATAGAGCAAAGCAGAACATTCGCGGGTTCAAGAACAATATCCACTGCATGGCCCAGCTGCTTCCAGGCTCATCAGAGAGGACTGAGCCCGCTCCGATAGGCCCAGGGACATCTCCatcgcccacccccaccccagacaccTTCCAGCGCAGGCTCGAAGGCTGCAGGTTCCTGCACGGCTATCACCGCTTCATGCACTCTGTGGGGCAGGTGTTTCGAGagtgggcagagagcccgagtcGGAGCCGGAGACACAGCCCCCGCCGCGGCCTGCGGAAGGGGGCCCGCAGAGTGCCACTCTCCAGGGGGAACAAGAGACTCCTTCCCCGGGGGCAGCTGCCCCGGTAG